The genomic region AGAGCAAACTGACGAGGACACGCTCTACTGGGAGATCGACACGGATGGCCTCCAAGACCTTCGCAAACGAATGATTGAGTGGTGGGCGCTTCGCGACGCAATTGCAACGCGTGACGCCCCACCAGCCGTCGAGCGTGACCTCGAACAGCGTGCGAACGCCGTCCGAAGTAAGCTGACGAGCGCAATGATGAGTGGCTCCTATAGCGTGAAAGATCGGACGGACATCGGTGGTCTCTCGAAGGCGATACAGGCCACTGTCAACGTCGCCTATCCCGACGACTTCCACCCGATGATGCTCCAGGTCGACGAAAGTCGGCTGCGAGAACTACGCGAACTCGACAGCGATGCACCGCTCCCGCCCTGGGCGCGAACAATCCAAGTCCCCTCGTCGAACCATAATGGTGGGCAAGGTAAACAGACGATTCAACGAAACGTAATGTCCCTCACCGGCCGGCAGCTGAAAGGCCGCGACGAAGGACTCAATATGAACACCGTTCTCGACGGGATCGTTGAGGAGAAGCCATTCTACGACGAGGCCCGGCCTGCTCTCTGTGCGATCATCTGGGGATTCTGTCGGGAGGGGAGGCTACTGCCAATCGACGAAGACGGAAACACGCTGGAGGACGAAGCCGTCCTTGACCTCGACAGCCTCTCGACGACGAGGTTGAAACTCCTTCCACGCACAAACTTGAGCAAGCTGCTGGAAGAGGGTGGATTCAAAGAGACAACTGAAACGGTCGCGGATGGTCTCATCCACCTCCAAGAAGCCAACCAGCACATTCGCTCGAAGCTGACCGGACTTCGCGAAGACGTCACGCTAGTCGTCGACACCGACGTGCGAACCGACGAAGTCGCTGGCTTACTCAATGCGTTTGCTGATGAGCTGGCGGAACGAATCAATACTACCGAAAATCGTATTTCAACCGTCAAGTCACAAGATGACGGCATCGAGGATGTCATCGACGAGACCAACGAGGCCCAAGAGTGGGTCGAAGAGGTAACCGACGTCTGGAACCGGCGTCTTTCGACGCTACAACAGCTCGACGCGGTACTAACGATTCGAAACCGCCAGTTCGACTGGGTTGACGACGACGCACAAGCCTCTATCGAATCCCGCTCATCTGCGGTCTCATCGTTCGATGGGGAGTGGTGGACGACCGATGGGTGGAGTACACTCTCCGGAGAATTAGTTCCCGACCTCGCACCCGAACTTGAGAGGTCGTGGAACGCGTTCGTTGACGAACGAGGCCTGCGTGAACTAGTCAGTCGTATTGAGGAGCATCCATGGATTCTCCCAGCTACTGATCTCCCCGCAGGCGTCCACGTCGCCTTCGAAGGCGAATACATCACTCCGATGCGCCATCTCCAGCAGTGGTATGAAACCATCGAGAGCGCGATCACGGTGTTGTCTACCGATGCTGATTCAGACGACATCGTCGAGATTACTGACGACGTGGCGCAGTTAGAGCCGCTCGCTGAAACTATCGAGTACAGTCCGAGTGAGCTGGATGACCGGCTCGATGAACTGTCGTCGATCGTTGGGGATCGTACGCCGGACGACGTCGATCAGATCGGCATCGTTCCTGACGATCGGCAGAAACTGAATCGTCGGTTGGAGCGTCTCGTGGAACAGCAAGATCTTGATATCGAGGAGACTGACGAAGGGGTGATTATTCGATGAGCCAGACGAGTTCGTCGCCGTATCGTGAATTCAAGGAGAAACTACGGACGTTCGCTCAAGGGCAACACGGGATTCGTAACCCGTTCGTCATCGCTGCTGTCGACCCAGCAGTCGAGCATCGGGTCGCAGATAGGCTCGCAACTTGGTCCGATGGACGAAAGGAAGCGCCAGAGATCCCTGACAACGTAACCGTCCAGCCGATCTGGCTTGACGAACTCCTGCCACGGACCGATGTGTACAAACTCCTCGTCGACCTGGGCGAACCCCTGGCTGAACTCGAGGGCGATACGTCGCCAGGTGAGCGTATCGAGGAGACGATGCAGGACCGGCTTGCCGAAGAACTCGTTCAGCAAATGATCGAACACGAGCTCAGCGAAGCCCAGCTGGAGACCCAGAGCCATGTGGTACTCTTGCTAAATCTCGGCAGTCTGTATCCGTTCACGCGTGCCTCGGAACTGCTGGACGAGCTTGACCGTCGGAACGTAAAGTCCACCATCGGAATCCCATTCCCGGGGGACGTCGTCGGCGGGAAGCTGAGCTTCTTCGGCGGTGAGTCACGCCATTACTACCCCGCCCACCAGATTGACGGCCAGATCCAGGGGGTGCATCTCCAATGACTATCGACGACCTCTTCCACAGCGATCCGACGCGACAGCTCGAAGAAGTACAGAAAGTCAACGCTCGCGAGCGAGCCGAGACCGACGTGAGAGAGTTCTATGAAACCGACAGTGCCGAGCAGGTCCTCGAAACGCTCGGCGAAGCTATCCAGACCCATCCAGGTGAGGCCGCGCGGTTCCTCTACATCCACGCAACGTTCGGTTCGGGGAAGACCCACCTTCTGAAGCTGGTCGGCCTCCTCGCCGACGACGAATCCGAGTTCGCCTATCTGGGTGATCGACTAGCCGAACAGTGGCCCGGGTTCGACGAACTCCAGCAGTCAATCACAGACTCTCACGTCGACCGCCTCAAGCCAGTTTTCCTCAACCTGCTTGACCGCGATGCGTCGAAAGAGCCGCCGCTGCCGTTCCTCATCTTCGAGGCGATTGGTCGGGATCTCGGATACCCGACCGACCCGAACTGGCTGCTCGAGTGGGCCTGGACACTAGACATGGAGTACGATGGGGTCTGGGAAGCCCTCCGAACGTTCGAGCATGACGGGAAGACGTTCGACAAGGTACTCGCAGAACGGGCGTCCCTCCGCAGCTGGCTCTACGAGGCGTTGCCGGCGATGGAAGAGACGTCTGGTACGGAACTCAACAGTCGTTCGGGCGTGAAAGCCTCCATCGAGACCGCAGAAGCGGATGTCGATCCAGAAGAATTCGATCCCGAGGACCTCGTCTCACGGGTCGAGACTGCAACAGCGGCTCTCAACGGCGGCAGCAAACGGACCGAATTGCTGCTCGGCTTAGACGAGGTGGCGCTCTTCGTCGGCGACAGTCGCCATCGGTACCGGGAGTTCGAGGAAACGATGGAAGCACTGCAGCGT from Natrinema pellirubrum DSM 15624 harbors:
- a CDS encoding BREX protein BrxB domain-containing protein encodes the protein MSQTSSSPYREFKEKLRTFAQGQHGIRNPFVIAAVDPAVEHRVADRLATWSDGRKEAPEIPDNVTVQPIWLDELLPRTDVYKLLVDLGEPLAELEGDTSPGERIEETMQDRLAEELVQQMIEHELSEAQLETQSHVVLLLNLGSLYPFTRASELLDELDRRNVKSTIGIPFPGDVVGGKLSFFGGESRHYYPAHQIDGQIQGVHLQ